In one Flammeovirga yaeyamensis genomic region, the following are encoded:
- a CDS encoding lipopolysaccharide biosynthesis protein has product MKRFIALFKEKPFISSLSLTFSELLYNYSLLLFVTQVYSAEDVGRWFIFFAVFNLSINIREGVLYVALVKFSSGKEDETAHSTYKTVLYALLLIESLIGAVIFAIGYYDFFPEVSALLLFYPLYSISNNCLKWIENIHKSRGELYKAVMINFTTLLMLFTAFFYFSNYPVELSNLIIYLSGLYFVSFLIGLSSIPTFKIVISKFNKKTFKHIMHYAKQGTLKAIFGTLASRMTLFISAGILSLEVTALLGVAQRYLVLILSLSNAIQLIFYPKIVLLFEQGNLRHFKLEFIKTIKRVYTLIVPISIAFLIVIKPLLSILHGEGYGESFHLLVILIMSAQFSPLGAFFGSYTNAIGKPQYSTNVVVINSCILIFSSYFFVKFFGELGTVLPLLVTEIIGFFIIYNYYQKYERINIILLMLRTPKLYMIYFRRAKQLYHLKFKKTS; this is encoded by the coding sequence ATGAAAAGGTTCATTGCCCTTTTTAAGGAAAAACCTTTTATATCCTCATTATCATTAACCTTTAGTGAATTATTATATAATTACTCACTACTCCTATTTGTCACACAAGTCTATTCGGCTGAAGATGTAGGACGTTGGTTCATATTTTTTGCTGTCTTTAATTTGTCGATCAATATTAGAGAAGGGGTACTTTATGTTGCATTAGTGAAATTTTCATCTGGAAAAGAAGATGAAACAGCACATTCTACTTATAAAACGGTTTTATACGCTCTATTACTTATAGAATCTTTAATTGGAGCGGTAATTTTTGCGATTGGGTATTATGATTTCTTCCCTGAAGTCTCCGCATTATTGTTATTTTATCCTTTGTATTCCATTAGTAATAATTGTTTAAAATGGATTGAAAATATTCATAAAAGTCGTGGTGAATTATATAAAGCAGTAATGATTAATTTCACTACTCTTTTAATGCTTTTCACTGCTTTCTTCTATTTCAGTAATTACCCTGTAGAATTAAGTAATTTAATTATCTATTTGAGTGGCCTTTATTTTGTTAGTTTTCTTATTGGTTTAAGTTCAATTCCAACCTTCAAAATAGTTATAAGTAAATTTAATAAGAAAACGTTCAAACACATTATGCATTATGCCAAACAGGGCACGTTAAAAGCGATATTTGGTACACTTGCTTCTAGGATGACTTTATTTATATCAGCTGGTATTCTGTCTTTGGAAGTAACAGCACTTTTGGGTGTTGCTCAACGATATTTGGTCTTAATTTTATCACTTAGTAATGCGATTCAGCTCATATTTTACCCCAAAATTGTATTACTATTTGAGCAAGGGAACTTGAGGCATTTTAAACTTGAATTTATAAAAACGATCAAAAGAGTATATACTTTGATTGTTCCTATCTCTATTGCTTTTCTAATAGTCATTAAACCACTTTTAAGTATTCTTCATGGAGAAGGTTATGGAGAGTCTTTCCATTTATTAGTTATTTTGATAATGTCAGCGCAGTTTTCACCATTAGGAGCTTTCTTCGGAAGTTATACTAATGCGATTGGTAAACCTCAATATTCAACCAATGTTGTGGTAATTAATAGCTGTATTTTAATTTTTAGTTCTTACTTCTTTGTCAAATTCTTTGGCGAATTAGGAACAGTACTTCCATTATTAGTTACAGAAATAATAGGATTCTTTATTATCTACAATTATTACCAGAAATACGAAAGGATCAATATTATATTATTGATGTTAAGGACACCAAAGCTATATATGATCTATTTTAGAAGAGCAAAACAACTCTATCACCTTAAATTCAAAAAAACTTCTTAG
- a CDS encoding cation:dicarboxylate symporter family transporter — protein sequence MAEILALSIFILLLWILNQLSKRKIKFHYRNLTAIFLGILMGWALYSFLPKESYAELRHYIKSISNIYIRSLKFMIVPIVFISITHTLIHLDNNSNVGQKFGRIILYFVISVTCAAGIGLFMASMFNFDTIIDVSKISSENISQGYANRIESLSDASLGNVIYGFTQNIPTSIFDAFSKNNIIGTLIIALLIGSSIKRMKVKKAQEMSRVISAIDSAKLIVNSMTMTIIKLTPYGVLALMTMAVAEKGPSLFSDLAKFVSVSYLTMAVIIGMHLLVQFLNGVNPFKHFNNLIPALITGFSTQSSGATLPVTIDTLENRNGVDTETANIAASLGTTMGMNACGAMWPVFMIVLSVGVTNAMGGQMDLYSPSVLITMFISVVISSFGIAGLPGTASFAAITAMTIMGISAEVMGIVLTFVLSVDSLIDMGRTATNIFGVSSAATFISKIDGGMDMKIFNKENQ from the coding sequence ATGGCAGAGATTTTAGCATTATCAATATTTATACTTCTTCTTTGGATTTTAAATCAATTATCAAAAAGAAAAATTAAGTTTCATTATAGAAATTTGACTGCCATATTTCTTGGGATATTAATGGGGTGGGCTCTTTATTCTTTTTTACCAAAAGAGTCCTATGCTGAGTTAAGACATTACATTAAGAGTATTTCCAATATTTACATACGATCTCTCAAATTCATGATCGTCCCTATTGTTTTTATTAGCATCACACATACGCTTATTCACCTAGATAACAATAGTAATGTTGGTCAAAAATTTGGGAGGATTATCTTATACTTTGTCATATCCGTAACATGTGCTGCCGGTATTGGTTTGTTTATGGCTAGTATGTTCAATTTTGATACTATTATAGATGTATCGAAAATATCTTCAGAGAATATTTCACAAGGTTATGCGAATAGAATAGAATCCCTCAGTGACGCTTCTTTAGGAAATGTTATTTATGGATTTACTCAAAATATACCGACTTCAATATTCGATGCATTTTCCAAAAACAACATTATAGGGACACTTATTATAGCTTTACTTATTGGTTCATCAATTAAAAGGATGAAGGTAAAGAAAGCACAAGAAATGAGTAGGGTGATTAGTGCGATTGATTCTGCAAAATTGATCGTCAATTCTATGACTATGACGATCATTAAACTTACTCCATATGGTGTTTTAGCTTTAATGACCATGGCTGTAGCAGAAAAAGGTCCTTCACTGTTTAGTGACCTAGCTAAGTTCGTTTCGGTCTCTTACTTAACAATGGCTGTAATTATTGGAATGCATTTATTAGTACAATTCCTGAATGGTGTCAATCCATTTAAACATTTCAATAATTTAATTCCTGCTTTGATAACTGGTTTCAGTACGCAATCAAGTGGAGCAACATTACCCGTTACCATTGATACTTTAGAAAATAGAAATGGTGTAGATACAGAAACGGCTAATATTGCTGCTTCATTAGGTACTACAATGGGTATGAACGCTTGTGGTGCAATGTGGCCCGTTTTCATGATTGTATTGTCGGTGGGTGTCACCAATGCAATGGGTGGACAAATGGACTTATATTCACCATCAGTATTGATAACTATGTTTATATCAGTGGTTATTTCTTCATTCGGTATTGCTGGTTTACCAGGTACAGCCTCATTTGCAGCAATTACCGCCATGACGATTATGGGTATTTCTGCAGAAGTGATGGGTATCGTATTGACCTTTGTACTCTCTGTTGATTCCTTGATTGATATGGGTAGAACAGCTACAAATATTTTTGGTGTTTCATCTGCAGCAACTTTTATTAGTAAAATTGATGGAGGAATGGACATGAAAATTTTTAATAAAGAGAATCAATAA
- a CDS encoding cytidylate kinase-like family protein yields MEAYIYNYLIEREIRKVKAPVANGLILTISRQFGTQTRKAAEILIDQLNKEEIGFQIHKRPWKLIDYTVLHNLSKELKVGINDINEFTPIEYKGIIDQIMYGLDFNRNTLDENLTKALRTVILSYFERGNVIFLGRGAVHFASGVPNVMKVNVRASEEYRIQKYAHANQLDFRYAKERVREKDRKRRRFNAYISEQVPIKFDLVIDREELSDEGLSDCLLSFVKMKEKEFLRKV; encoded by the coding sequence ATGGAAGCCTACATTTATAATTATCTAATCGAAAGAGAAATCAGGAAAGTCAAAGCACCTGTAGCAAACGGTTTGATCCTAACAATAAGTAGACAGTTTGGGACACAAACCAGAAAAGCTGCCGAAATTTTAATAGACCAATTAAATAAAGAAGAAATTGGCTTCCAGATTCATAAAAGACCTTGGAAATTAATTGATTACACGGTTTTACATAACCTATCGAAAGAACTTAAGGTAGGTATTAATGATATCAACGAATTTACACCTATTGAATATAAAGGAATTATCGATCAAATAATGTATGGGCTGGATTTTAATAGAAACACCCTCGACGAGAATCTGACAAAAGCACTTAGAACGGTTATCTTATCTTACTTTGAAAGAGGTAATGTAATTTTTCTAGGACGAGGAGCAGTTCACTTTGCTTCTGGAGTTCCTAATGTGATGAAAGTAAATGTTAGAGCTTCGGAAGAGTATAGAATCCAGAAATATGCCCATGCGAATCAGCTAGACTTTAGGTATGCTAAGGAAAGGGTTAGAGAAAAAGACAGAAAGCGAAGAAGATTCAATGCATACATTTCTGAGCAAGTTCCTATTAAATTTGACTTGGTGATTGACAGAGAGGAATTATCCGATGAGGGACTCTCGGATTGTCTTTTATCTTTTGTGAAAATGAAGGAGAAAGAATTTTTAAGAAAAGTCTAG
- a CDS encoding MBL fold metallo-hydrolase RNA specificity domain-containing protein, with protein MKLTFWGAAEKVTGSMALLTLEDGYQVLIDCGVDMSNLTEEDPIYPNSAFPFDVSLVNVVLLTHAHLDHSGKLPNLYKEGYEGQILCTSPTASLTNILLEDSARINQRKLKTYNKKKSKGQSLEQFNFVPENLYTESDVSNTMQEVVPIQFGRRFNVKPGLWVTFIPAGHLLGAAHIYIEAEDNGEMKTLLFSGDIGRKEYPLLKDPAPVPQADYIICETTYGDREHQQIKDSAQEILDVIIKTCVDIPGRLIIPAFSIGRTQAVLFELHKLFVEGKLPPIKIFSDSPLGIQSNRIYDQFSNHLNKEARQFIDENDSLFNFENMEYVLKANDSKAISNYNEPCIIISSSGMMEGGRIQHHIQANMENPYATILMVGFSAEGTMGARLRDNEGTLRLGNEEHKVHCKIEQTDSFSGHGDKNDLIEFVKQQDKSKTKQIFLNHGEEESMFAFKKTIEDLGYPNVVVPTKGHEFII; from the coding sequence ATGAAACTCACGTTTTGGGGTGCGGCAGAAAAGGTAACCGGTAGTATGGCGTTGTTGACTTTAGAAGATGGTTACCAGGTATTGATTGATTGTGGTGTAGATATGAGTAATCTTACCGAGGAAGACCCTATATATCCCAATTCAGCCTTTCCATTTGATGTTTCTTTAGTTAATGTAGTATTACTTACCCATGCACATTTAGATCATTCAGGTAAGCTGCCTAATTTGTATAAAGAGGGATATGAAGGTCAGATTTTATGTACATCTCCTACTGCTTCTCTTACTAATATTTTATTAGAAGATTCTGCTCGTATTAATCAAAGAAAACTTAAGACATACAATAAGAAAAAATCTAAAGGACAATCGTTAGAACAATTTAATTTTGTTCCTGAAAACCTTTATACTGAAAGTGATGTATCGAATACGATGCAAGAGGTTGTCCCTATTCAATTTGGAAGAAGGTTTAATGTAAAACCTGGCTTATGGGTGACATTTATTCCAGCTGGTCACCTACTTGGTGCTGCACATATATACATTGAAGCAGAGGATAATGGAGAAATGAAAACTCTTTTATTTTCTGGTGATATCGGAAGAAAAGAATATCCACTTTTAAAGGATCCTGCTCCAGTTCCTCAAGCAGACTATATTATTTGCGAAACAACATATGGAGATAGAGAACATCAACAAATTAAAGATTCCGCACAAGAAATCTTAGATGTGATCATTAAAACATGCGTTGATATTCCAGGAAGACTAATTATTCCAGCATTTAGTATTGGTAGAACACAAGCCGTTCTTTTTGAACTTCATAAATTATTTGTAGAAGGGAAATTACCTCCTATTAAAATATTTTCTGATAGCCCGTTGGGAATACAAAGTAACAGAATATATGATCAGTTTTCGAATCATTTAAATAAAGAAGCTAGACAGTTTATTGATGAAAATGATAGCTTATTTAATTTCGAAAATATGGAATATGTACTAAAGGCAAACGATTCCAAAGCCATTTCAAATTATAATGAACCGTGCATTATAATTTCTTCTTCGGGTATGATGGAAGGTGGACGTATTCAACATCATATTCAAGCCAATATGGAAAATCCATATGCCACTATTTTAATGGTAGGTTTTTCTGCAGAAGGAACCATGGGGGCTCGTTTAAGAGACAATGAAGGTACTTTACGTCTAGGAAATGAAGAACATAAAGTGCATTGTAAAATTGAACAAACAGACTCTTTTAGTGGACATGGAGATAAAAATGATTTGATTGAATTTGTCAAGCAACAAGACAAAAGTAAAACAAAGCAAATCTTTTTAAATCACGGAGAAGAAGAAAGTATGTTTGCATTCAAGAAAACAATAGAGGATTTGGGATATCCTAACGTAGTTGTTCCAACAAAAGGTCATGAATTTATAATCTAA
- a CDS encoding Rossmann-like and DUF2520 domain-containing protein — MKNISLIGSGKVATHLGLALEDKGAIIHEVYSRNLKHAKKLSKNFYDAIPTDSLDFTKSEAEIFIIAVSDGAIEEICKQIELPKHRCILAHTSGATPMEILAQAHVLTGVFYPLQTFSFDKEVDFKKVPLCIDGTSQSVLDNLAALAMRITPKVFHINSEERKKLHLSAVFACNFTNHLLEVSSQLVKNAGLELNDLKHLIYETVDKAFAVDSPKDGQTGPAIRGDKKTILKHEKELQKDFPEFLGMYQLMTDAIMEKQGNYITADQILSMDTQSQELDNEASDNQETDELDTKPDNDDFYLSE; from the coding sequence ATGAAGAACATATCACTAATTGGTTCCGGTAAAGTAGCGACCCACCTAGGGTTAGCATTAGAAGATAAAGGTGCGATAATACATGAGGTTTATAGTCGTAATTTAAAACACGCTAAAAAGCTTTCAAAAAACTTCTACGATGCTATACCTACCGATTCATTAGATTTTACAAAGTCGGAAGCAGAAATTTTCATTATTGCTGTTAGCGATGGTGCTATTGAAGAAATATGTAAACAAATAGAACTTCCCAAGCATCGATGTATCTTGGCACATACTTCAGGGGCTACACCTATGGAAATTTTAGCACAGGCTCATGTTCTCACAGGTGTTTTTTATCCATTACAAACTTTTTCTTTTGATAAAGAAGTAGATTTTAAGAAGGTACCTTTATGTATTGACGGTACATCTCAAAGTGTATTGGATAATTTAGCTGCATTGGCTATGAGAATTACACCAAAGGTTTTTCATATTAATAGTGAAGAAAGAAAAAAGCTTCATTTATCAGCTGTTTTTGCCTGTAATTTTACGAATCATTTACTGGAAGTATCTTCACAATTAGTAAAAAATGCAGGTCTTGAACTAAATGATTTAAAACACCTGATCTATGAGACGGTAGATAAAGCATTTGCAGTTGATAGTCCCAAAGATGGACAAACAGGCCCTGCCATTAGAGGAGATAAAAAAACAATTCTTAAACATGAAAAAGAACTCCAAAAAGATTTTCCAGAGTTCTTAGGTATGTATCAATTAATGACGGACGCTATAATGGAAAAACAAGGGAATTACATTACAGCAGATCAGATTTTAAGTATGGATACACAAAGTCAAGAATTAGATAACGAAGCTTCAGATAATCAAGAAACTGATGAACTAGATACTAAACCTGACAACGATGACTTTTATCTTAGTGAATAA
- a CDS encoding DinB family protein, translated as MKKKDLPFMPEYYDRYIDLCEDKDIVDILSETLVNINEDSVEKMRALGTKVYETGKWTIPDIIQHLIDTERILAYRALRFAREDKTALDGFEENDYAVTAQGYQRDFDDLVAEFQAVRMGTISMFKSFTDEMLQQEGTASNVKINVLALGYTIAGHQLHHANVIRERYLPLLEK; from the coding sequence ATGAAAAAGAAAGATCTACCATTTATGCCTGAATATTATGATAGATACATTGATCTTTGTGAAGATAAAGACATAGTAGATATACTTTCAGAAACACTTGTCAATATTAATGAAGATAGTGTGGAGAAAATGCGTGCCTTAGGAACTAAGGTTTATGAAACAGGAAAGTGGACTATTCCAGACATTATTCAACATCTTATCGATACTGAACGAATATTAGCTTATAGGGCATTACGTTTTGCACGTGAAGATAAAACGGCATTAGATGGTTTCGAGGAAAATGATTATGCAGTTACAGCTCAAGGATATCAAAGAGATTTTGATGATTTGGTTGCTGAGTTTCAAGCTGTGAGAATGGGAACTATTTCAATGTTTAAAAGCTTTACAGACGAGATGCTTCAACAAGAAGGTACCGCTAGTAATGTAAAAATTAACGTACTCGCTTTAGGTTATACTATTGCAGGGCATCAACTTCATCATGCAAACGTGATTAGGGAACGTTATTTACCACTATTGGAAAAATAA
- a CDS encoding sulfurtransferase has protein sequence MKNILSVKEAYQLSKNDNVIILDASQDGNKVGMTPNNPGKYIDGARVFDIKNDFSDTTSSLPNMFCNEEQFNHNAQKLGIKKNHKILIYDNLGIFTAPRAWWMFKTMGHKDVAVINGGIDEWIKEGLPTSSTPFTDFEKGDFKGIKQYQNIISSSKIEESLGQNQYQVIDARGKGRFDGTVKEPREGMRSGHIPGAYNLPFKDLLENGNYKSLETRKEIINNLELPENIPLVFSCGSGITACVDLLGAADILNNEMKVYDGSWTEWGASDYPLE, from the coding sequence ATGAAAAACATCCTAAGCGTTAAAGAAGCTTATCAATTATCTAAAAATGATAATGTGATTATTTTAGATGCTAGTCAAGACGGTAATAAAGTGGGAATGACTCCCAATAACCCAGGTAAATATATAGATGGAGCCAGAGTATTTGATATTAAAAACGATTTCAGTGATACGACATCTTCCCTTCCGAATATGTTTTGTAATGAGGAACAGTTTAATCATAATGCTCAAAAACTAGGTATTAAGAAAAACCATAAAATTCTGATTTATGACAACTTGGGAATTTTCACAGCTCCAAGAGCCTGGTGGATGTTTAAAACAATGGGTCATAAAGATGTAGCAGTTATTAACGGCGGTATTGATGAATGGATAAAAGAAGGTTTACCCACTTCTTCCACCCCATTTACTGATTTTGAAAAGGGAGATTTTAAAGGTATAAAACAATATCAGAATATTATATCGTCTAGTAAGATTGAAGAATCGTTAGGTCAAAATCAATATCAAGTGATTGATGCAAGAGGTAAAGGTCGATTTGATGGAACCGTAAAAGAGCCAAGAGAAGGAATGAGAAGTGGTCATATTCCTGGTGCATACAATCTTCCCTTTAAAGATCTACTTGAAAATGGAAATTATAAATCGCTTGAAACAAGAAAAGAAATCATCAATAATTTAGAATTACCAGAAAATATCCCCCTTGTTTTTAGCTGTGGTTCGGGCATTACAGCCTGTGTAGATTTATTAGGTGCAGCAGATATCCTAAACAACGAGATGAAAGTCTATGATGGATCGTGGACAGAATGGGGAGCAAGTGATTATCCTCTTGAATAA
- a CDS encoding OmpA family protein, translating into MCYQENDKYRKALNIYQSILNRKWEGSDYVYLNYGLMAKCLGLYGKAGNAFEKYLFNHAEDKDVRDLYLSCQTEYLTKLQANTHVYSLDNMFFNSEYKDLNPLVFFDGLIYSSSRNDHVKSKIHHRDGDHFLDLHYVEKNDLGVYEESEILHAQILHDYHVGQSILDTLTNYMYMTVNITNQRLVDDDELAVHHLQIDKTIYDPVNHDFTKPKAININSPKYSIGHPTLMNYGQTMIFASDMPGGYGGVDLYRSHLEDNGDWSEPENLGSKINTSGNDMFPSAYDDNTLYFSSDRHIGLGGLDIFKATLRNDSIVSIENVGAPINSSTDDFGITFIPKSQSNGIEEGFFTSNRFGGRGSDDIYHFKARPSDFIVFVIDSITREPIEGAVVECYDKQYMAIHQFETDKTGYVKFNSREKDEMLSIAAMSQTYRYKEVSVGKVKSSNNIIIIELAKGKNLQLVGDVLDAHTKQRIPSAEVFLFDNDNTRIRSIGKTEGGHYSMILTSLPDKNYLIGNAEEYGTANVKITNPTPDRYGIIYQDIYLRPNSKKNIVDIENIYYPFDSPRLTSEAKKTLNDVFDYLDQNDQLRAELHAHCDIRGTEGYNMQLSLRRVESAMNYLVSRGIEKNRLVLGYFGEDDTAVDCIECTEYQHQMNRRTEIRILK; encoded by the coding sequence ATGTGTTATCAAGAAAATGATAAATACAGAAAGGCTTTAAATATTTATCAAAGTATTTTAAATAGAAAATGGGAGGGAAGTGATTATGTATATCTCAACTATGGTCTTATGGCTAAATGCTTAGGATTATACGGTAAGGCAGGGAATGCATTTGAAAAATACTTGTTTAATCATGCAGAAGATAAAGACGTGAGAGATTTGTATTTATCCTGTCAAACTGAATATTTAACTAAGTTACAAGCCAATACTCATGTTTACTCTTTAGATAATATGTTTTTCAATTCTGAATACAAAGATTTAAACCCTTTGGTTTTCTTTGATGGTTTAATCTATTCCTCATCAAGAAACGATCATGTTAAGAGTAAAATACACCATAGGGATGGAGATCATTTCTTGGATTTGCATTATGTGGAAAAAAATGATTTAGGGGTTTATGAAGAAAGTGAAATACTTCATGCTCAAATTTTACATGATTATCATGTTGGACAGTCTATACTAGATACCTTGACGAACTATATGTACATGACAGTTAATATTACAAATCAAAGATTAGTTGATGATGATGAATTAGCTGTACATCATTTACAGATTGATAAAACTATTTATGATCCCGTAAATCACGATTTTACTAAACCAAAAGCCATCAATATAAATAGTCCAAAATATTCGATAGGACACCCTACATTAATGAATTATGGACAAACTATGATCTTTGCCTCTGATATGCCTGGAGGATATGGAGGTGTAGATTTATATAGATCTCATCTAGAAGATAATGGCGATTGGTCTGAACCTGAAAACCTTGGAAGCAAGATTAACACTTCCGGTAATGATATGTTCCCAAGTGCTTATGATGATAATACTTTATATTTTTCATCAGATAGACATATTGGATTAGGAGGTTTAGATATTTTTAAAGCCACTTTACGAAATGACTCTATAGTTTCCATAGAAAACGTTGGTGCACCAATTAATTCATCAACAGACGATTTTGGTATTACTTTTATTCCTAAGTCACAATCAAATGGTATAGAAGAAGGTTTCTTTACGTCAAACCGTTTTGGTGGGAGAGGATCCGATGATATTTACCATTTCAAAGCAAGACCATCTGACTTTATTGTTTTTGTTATTGATAGTATCACTAGAGAACCTATTGAAGGTGCGGTGGTCGAATGCTATGACAAACAGTATATGGCCATTCATCAGTTCGAGACCGACAAAACAGGTTATGTAAAGTTTAATAGTAGAGAAAAAGATGAAATGTTAAGTATTGCTGCAATGTCTCAAACTTATAGATACAAAGAAGTTTCTGTGGGTAAAGTGAAATCATCCAATAACATTATCATTATTGAACTGGCTAAAGGAAAAAATTTACAATTAGTAGGTGATGTCTTAGATGCTCACACCAAACAAAGAATACCTTCTGCAGAGGTCTTTCTTTTTGATAATGATAATACAAGAATACGATCGATAGGGAAAACAGAAGGTGGACATTACAGTATGATACTTACCTCATTACCTGATAAAAATTATCTTATTGGAAATGCAGAGGAATACGGTACGGCTAATGTGAAGATTACTAATCCCACCCCTGACCGTTACGGAATAATTTATCAAGATATATATCTTAGACCTAATTCTAAGAAAAATATAGTTGATATAGAGAATATCTATTACCCTTTTGATTCACCTCGCTTAACATCAGAAGCTAAAAAAACATTAAATGATGTTTTTGACTATTTAGATCAGAATGATCAATTAAGAGCCGAGTTACACGCACACTGTGACATTAGAGGAACAGAAGGCTATAATATGCAACTATCTCTGCGACGGGTAGAATCTGCCATGAATTACCTTGTCAGTAGAGGCATAGAAAAAAATCGTTTAGTGCTGGGGTATTTTGGGGAAGACGATACAGCAGTTGATTGTATTGAATGTACAGAATACCAACATCAAATGAACAGAAGAACCGAAATTCGGATATTGAAATAA
- a CDS encoding PorP/SprF family type IX secretion system membrane protein translates to MKKYIFLAFLWGITSFCFGQQMPMFSQYAYNTLAINPAFAGTKDGIDCMMLFRKQWTNYEGAPTTLNFAAHSAVAKGKVGVGLNFVNDKIGISTNNTVQGAFSYLMPLNDKDLTLSFGLYLSVLNFKHDWGNLLIQNTNDPVFNQGNETLSTFNTGFGLYLYSSRYYVSFSIPTILETEMTKTSMNESLYRRHMFLKAGVHFFLSEHVDFVPSVLLKKVTNANLQADITATFIFQKMLWLGASYRSEDGIALMSQVVLKERFRIGYAYDYPFTEISNHTSGTHEILLGINIPTKQKANIVTSPRYF, encoded by the coding sequence ATGAAAAAATATATATTTCTTGCATTTTTATGGGGCATCACTTCTTTTTGTTTCGGACAACAAATGCCCATGTTTTCCCAGTATGCTTACAATACATTAGCTATTAATCCGGCTTTTGCTGGCACTAAGGATGGTATAGATTGTATGATGCTTTTTAGAAAGCAATGGACAAATTATGAAGGAGCTCCAACTACATTAAACTTTGCTGCTCATTCTGCTGTAGCAAAAGGAAAAGTCGGTGTTGGTTTGAACTTTGTCAATGATAAAATTGGTATATCAACTAATAATACCGTACAGGGAGCATTCTCTTATCTTATGCCATTAAATGATAAAGATCTTACATTATCGTTTGGATTGTATTTATCTGTATTAAATTTTAAACACGATTGGGGTAATTTATTAATACAGAATACTAATGATCCTGTATTCAATCAGGGTAATGAAACATTATCCACCTTTAATACTGGTTTCGGGCTGTATTTATATAGTTCAAGATATTATGTCAGTTTCTCTATTCCTACCATATTAGAAACAGAAATGACGAAAACTTCAATGAATGAAAGTTTGTATAGAAGACATATGTTTTTAAAAGCTGGAGTACACTTTTTTCTATCTGAACATGTTGATTTTGTTCCATCAGTATTATTAAAAAAGGTAACCAATGCGAATTTACAAGCAGATATTACTGCCACTTTTATCTTTCAGAAAATGCTCTGGCTTGGAGCTTCTTATAGATCAGAAGATGGTATAGCATTGATGTCACAGGTAGTTTTGAAAGAGAGATTCAGAATTGGGTATGCATATGATTATCCTTTTACTGAAATCAGTAATCATACTTCTGGAACTCACGAAATTTTGTTAGGAATAAATATACCAACAAAACAAAAAGCAAATATTGTAACTAGTCCAAGATATTTTTAG